Proteins found in one Sorghum bicolor cultivar BTx623 chromosome 1, Sorghum_bicolor_NCBIv3, whole genome shotgun sequence genomic segment:
- the LOC8056823 gene encoding uncharacterized protein LOC8056823 yields the protein MNFSEDWRSVFPVCAVFAAPSADPLPAAAASSRGPLHFSPLPPRTPLLSLPYPIPLLRSSTRGLNRLLRSFVRGTSFLPRSDLDSLAETLLPQPSPPSSPPSNLLAVLRLSGSLILFFPYGENAEHVAFVTLDATTVTGSTPLSPVVQRDGFMHPGHRIQQLATTAKESSWPWQLGDSPEGFLLAVTMYSLNWFRVESRGSRTSALVPVAKQRLDSVIVHACWSRHLPSECAVLLESGELCWFNLDTRQGGKIKIDVGSKDDTGEWLSCDYGSQPWMIIVASSKSILLIDLRFGDRGQYKVLARVGMPGLFETDPFAEADQYLAFCRAGFDHFHFTVVTQRFLILLDVRQPLTPVLAWQHELESPSNVAMFRLSELRPSKEHEWASNSGFAILVCSFRTGEFSVFCYGPKDQGCPENSHLYAWDLPSRFSLTGRHCSCSNGVMKDVFSMPVSRHGYASQRNKNSIIGYYVLPNDLSVSETSFTGFALVCLTALGKLEMQRYHVSADSHDDIPCDESQHTARASNLAIFPDTPYENFSFTYRFMKLHFLSEYLEGNLCNALVKHGSSINKEMGQIIVSEAVSEYAKDNSSSLPQPVSDFLCNVSIPMNIFEISCQRILNGLPSDILHVTFSKYKDMLACSTEKTLCEYLDVPTCLTNTKLRPFLLAEPSSISYNLTSKVVSPNALVGPVLPIHVLLALEEKSKDAESCSEGVPIETDSINDRCREVFEAFEPVISIADTDNGNGWPGTQELNEEKPYFSYEPQIEHRFSMDRSTRKEEKGDQNQDDLHTSSTLYEDKIFTTFVCGKAKVPDSPEQAATSLFDFSPVRMDFDTPAMEIQPAEEKVYKCLRKQFVTWQNNFKPYQDFCSLHKIPKPKQ from the coding sequence ATGAACTTCTCCGAGGACTGGCGCTCCGTCTTCCCGGTTTGTGCCGTCTTCGCTGCGCCGTCCGCTGACCCGctgcctgccgccgccgcttccTCCCGCGGCCCCCTCCACTTCTCCCCTCTCCCGCCGCGCACCCCGCTGCTCTCCCTTCCCTACCCCATCCCGTTGCTGCGCTCCTCCACCCGTGGCCTGAACCGCCTCCTCCGCTCGTTTGTCCGAGGCACCTCCTTCCTCCCGCGCTCTGACCTCGACTCTCTCGCTGAGACACTCCTCCCCCAACCGTCTCCGCCCTCCTCTCCGCCTTCCAATCTGCTCGCCGTCCTCCGCCTCTCTGGTTCCCTCATTCTCTTTTTCCCCTACGGCGAGAATGCGGAGCATGTTGCCTTTGTTACTCTGGATGCCACCACTGTCACTGGTTCCACGCCCCTCTCGCCGGTCGTTCAGAGGGACGGGTTCATGCACCCGGGCCACCGCATCCAGCAGCTTGCTACCACTGCTAAGGAGTCGTCATGGCCGTGGCAGCTGGGAGACAGCCCTGAGGGGTTCCTGCTTGCTGTGACAATGTACTCCCTGAATTGGTTCAGGGTTGAGTCACGGGGTTCGAGGACTTCCGCCTTAGTACCTGTTGCCAAGCAGCGGCTTGACTCTGTAATTGTGCATGCTTGTTGGAGCAGGCATTTGCCATCCGAATGTGCTGTGTTGCTGGAGAGTGGGGAGTTGTGCTGGTTCAATCTGGACACACGACAAGGTGGCAAGATAAAAATTGATGTTGGCAGCAAGGATGACACTGGGGAATGGCTGAGCTGTGACTATGGGTCACAACCATGGATGATAATCGTTGCGAGTTCTAAATCCATTCttttgattgacttgagatttGGGGACCGTGGTCAATACAAGGTTTTGGCAAGAGTTGGGATGCCAGGACTTTTTGAAACTGACCCTTTTGCTGAGGCAGATCAGTATCTTGCATTCTGTAGGGCTGGGTTTGATCATTTCCATTTCACAGTGGTGACACAGCGATTCTTGATTCTCCTTGATGTGAGACAGCCATTGACGCCTGTGTTGGCGTGGCAGCATGAGCTTGAGAGTCCTAGTAATGTTGCTATGTTTCGACTTTCTGAATTGAGGCCTTCCAAGGAGCATGAGTGGGCATCAAATTCCGGTTTTGCTATTTTGGTTTGTTCGTTCAGGACAGGGGAGTTCAGTGTTTTCTGTTATGGACCTAAAGACCAAGGCTGTCCAGAGAACTCTCACCTGTATGCTTGGGATCTTCCTTCACGGTTTTCACTGACAGGTCGTCACTGCAGCTGCAGCAATGGAGTGATGAAAGATGTATTCTCAATGCCTGTTTCAAGACATGGATATGCTTCACAACGGAATAAGAACTCAATTATTGGCTACTATGTGCTTCCAAATGACCTCTCAGTTTCCGAGACATCATTTACTGGCTTTGCTTTGGTCTGCTTGACAGCATTGGGGAAATTAGAAATGCAAAGGTACCATGTATCGGCTGATTCACATGATGATATCCCATGTGATGAATCACAACATACAGCCAGGGCTAGTAATTTAGCTATATTTCCTGACACTCCGTATGAAAATTTCTCCTTCACATATCGTTTCATGAAGTTGCATTTCCTATCTGAGTATCTTGAAGGCAATCTGTGCAATGCATTGGTAAAGCATGGTTCTAGTATCAATAAAGAGATGGGCCAAATTATTGTTAGTGAAGCTGTGTCGGAATATGCAAAAGATAACTCTAGTTCATTGCCTCAACCAGTTTCAGATTTTTTATGCAATGTTAGTATTCCCATGAACATTTTTGAAATTTCTTGTCAGAGAATATTGAATGGCCTGCCATCAGACATCCTGCATGTCACCTTCTCCAAATACAAGGACATGCTAGCATGCAGCACAGAGAAAACCTTGTGTGAATATTTAGATGTTCCTACCTGTTTGACGAACACTAAACTTAGACCTTTCCTGTTGGCAGAACCTTCAAGCATAAGTTACAATCTGACTAGCAAAGTAGTCTCTCCAAATGCCCTTGTTGGTCCAGTACTACCCatacatgttctgcttgcgcTGGAAGAGAAAAGCAAGGATGCAGAAAGCTGTTCTGAAGGAGTACCTATTGAAACTGATTCCATAAATGATCGATGTAGAGAAGTTTTTGAAGCCTTTGAGCCTGTAATATCCATTGCTGACACTGACAATGGTAATGGATGGCCTGGTACACAAGAACTGAATGAAGAAAAGCCCTATTTTAGTTATGAACCTCAGATTGAACATAGGTTCAGTATGGATAGAAGTACCAGAAAGGAGGAGAAAGGAGATCAAAACCAAGATGATCTGCATACGTCTTCAACACTATATGAGGATAAGATCTTCACAACATTTGTTTGCGGAAAAGCCAAAGTTCCCGATTCACCCGAACAAGCTGCAACTTCTTTGttcgatttcagcccagtgaggATGGATTTTGATACCCCAGCCATGGAAATTCAGCCTGCCGAGGAAAAGGTGTACAAATGCTTGAGAAAACAATTTGTAACATGGCAAAACAATTTCAAGCCATACCAAGATTTTTGTAGCTTGCATAAAATACCAAAGCCAAAGCAATAA